A genome region from Tolypothrix sp. PCC 7712 includes the following:
- a CDS encoding Coq4 family protein, producing the protein MMQPVTASANAIPRLQQLLDLLDRKAEAKGLAVPQIVYIEKLRSLPQGTFGRAWADLLEQNNLKPFTTGPRRKQLHDGIHAITGYGTDLIGEAEVQAFLLGTKFSPINFMLGLGLLRAIHKRQNQRQNFSWDKLWQAYQRGYNSHLDPDTWQPELLWHLPVTEVQALFGISERCN; encoded by the coding sequence ATGATGCAACCTGTTACTGCTTCCGCAAATGCCATTCCTCGGCTGCAACAACTCTTAGATTTACTTGACCGTAAAGCTGAAGCCAAAGGGCTAGCAGTGCCGCAAATAGTATACATCGAGAAATTGCGATCGCTTCCTCAAGGCACTTTTGGCAGAGCTTGGGCAGATTTATTGGAGCAGAATAACTTAAAACCCTTCACTACAGGCCCTCGTCGCAAACAACTCCACGATGGTATTCATGCGATTACAGGCTATGGTACAGACTTGATTGGGGAAGCAGAAGTACAGGCTTTTCTCTTAGGAACCAAGTTTAGCCCCATTAATTTTATGTTGGGGTTGGGACTATTACGCGCCATCCACAAACGCCAAAATCAGCGACAAAATTTTAGTTGGGACAAACTGTGGCAAGCATACCAACGCGGTTACAATTCCCACTTAGACCCCGATACTTGGCAACCAGAATTACTTTGGCATCTACCTGTCACTGAGGTGCAAGCGTTATTTGGTATAAGTGAGCGGTGCAATTAA
- a CDS encoding Spy/CpxP family protein refolding chaperone: MKVKTLSLVAGAIALTLTATPFAAQAQRGFSGHKQVVAQNTNGQRGERPNKGPWQQLGLTDAQKTQIQQIRRDSRTQIEGILTQEQKDQLKAQFEQRQAQRGQRRAQGAQRPQGQQPGEFGKKGFESLNLTEAQKTQIKQIMQASQQKIQAVLTPEQRTKLQQMRENARARWQQRNSNQGTQQP, from the coding sequence ATGAAAGTTAAAACATTATCTTTGGTAGCTGGTGCGATCGCTTTAACTTTAACCGCAACTCCCTTTGCCGCTCAAGCACAACGAGGTTTTTCTGGACATAAGCAAGTAGTTGCACAAAACACCAATGGACAACGTGGAGAACGCCCAAATAAAGGGCCTTGGCAACAATTAGGGTTGACCGATGCACAAAAAACCCAAATTCAACAAATTCGCCGCGATAGCCGCACCCAAATTGAAGGAATTCTCACCCAAGAACAAAAAGACCAGTTAAAAGCGCAATTTGAGCAACGTCAAGCGCAAAGAGGTCAGCGTCGCGCCCAAGGTGCACAGCGTCCCCAAGGTCAACAGCCTGGTGAGTTTGGGAAGAAAGGTTTTGAGTCTCTGAATTTAACAGAAGCCCAAAAAACCCAAATCAAGCAAATTATGCAGGCTTCACAACAAAAAATTCAAGCAGTTTTGACTCCCGAACAACGCACAAAATTACAGCAAATGCGTGAGAATGCACGTGCACGCTGGCAACAACGTAATTCTAACCAAGGCACACAACAACCATAA